In Fundulus heteroclitus isolate FHET01 chromosome 18, MU-UCD_Fhet_4.1, whole genome shotgun sequence, a single genomic region encodes these proteins:
- the dusp14 gene encoding LOW QUALITY PROTEIN: dual specificity protein phosphatase 14 (The sequence of the model RefSeq protein was modified relative to this genomic sequence to represent the inferred CDS: deleted 2 bases in 1 codon), which produces MGSRSQSFFHHHHHRTSMVPATVPRLLQESGSLLGGIAQITPNLFLSRGNVASNRSLLLSKGITCVVNATIELPNFNWPHMEYVKVPLADMPHSPISLYFDSVADKIHSVGRKRGAVLVHCAAGVSRSASLCLAYLMKYHRVSLAEAHAWVKARRPVIRPNGGFWRQLIEYERKLFGRNSVKMVQTPYGIIPDVYERDRRTLAPYWGL; this is translated from the exons ATGGGTTCCCGCAGCCAGAGCTTtttccaccaccaccaccatcgcACCTCCATGGTGCCGGCCACAGTGCCGAGGCTGCTGCAGGAGAGCGGGAGTCTGCTGGGGGGCATCGCTCAGATCACCCCGAACCTCTTCCTCAGCAGAGGGAACGTGGCGTCCAACCGCAGCCTGCTGCTCTCCAAAGGCATCACCTGCGTGGTCAACGCCACCATCGAGCTGCCCAACTTCAACTGGCCCCACATGGAGTACGTGAAGGTCCCCCTGGCGGACATGCCCCACTCCCCCATCTCCTTGTACTTCGACAGCGTGGCCGACAAGATCCACAGCGTGGGGCGCAAA CGAGGGGCGGTGCTGGTGCACTGCGCGGCCGGGGTGAGCCGCTCGGCCTCGCTGTGCCTGGCGTACCTCATGAAGTACCACCGCGTGTCTTTGGCCGAAGCCCATGCTTGGGTCAAGGCCCGCCGTCCCGTCATCAGGCCCAACGGCGGCTTCTGGCGCCAGCTGATCGAGTACGAGAGGAAGCTGTTCGGCAGGAACTCTGTTAAGATGGTGCAGACGCCCTACGGGATCATACCTGATGTTTACGAGAGGGACCGCAGGACCCTCGCTCCCTACTGGGGCCTGTGA